AAGATTCATATCACGGACAGACGGCTTGCCTCCATGAATATCTTTTCGTCGTGAGATGTGCGGGTACCGATGGCGGCCGTTAGGGGATTTGGGGTGTGTCGCAGTTTTTTGAACGTGTCGTCGCTTTCGGTGGCATAACCGGCATGTTCTCAAAGGCCACAAATACGGAAAGAGGTGTTCGTGGGAATCCCCGATCAGAAAAAACACAACAAGATTGTTTAAAAAAATCACTTCACCATCGGCAAGCCGTACTTCTTGGCCTTGCGGTAAATCGTCGCGCGGCCGATGCCGAGTT
This is a stretch of genomic DNA from Cytophagia bacterium CHB2. It encodes these proteins:
- a CDS encoding DUF433 domain-containing protein, with the translated sequence TRHRPRDDLPQGQEVRLADGEVIFLNNLVVFFLIGDSHEHLFPYLWPLRTCRLCHRKRRHVQKTATHPKSPNGRHRYPHISRRKDIHGGKPSVRDMNLSVRAIVIYVLRLGMTAEELAQSFPGLTLSQIHSALSYYYDHKQQIDKEIEQNTEEYWEKKTWGETRCK